From a single Brassica napus cultivar Da-Ae chromosome C9, Da-Ae, whole genome shotgun sequence genomic region:
- the BNAC09G17120D gene encoding uncharacterized protein BNAC09G17120D, whose amino-acid sequence MKGRAYVMIFFFWALLTIITPMLVSWSQALKEHNKKDSGPRRMMGYSAEMILTREIVERLEEEVELMMKPSMAPAPEDSSVLPSKNQTSKGINQQEGSVTKHKPPMSLR is encoded by the exons ATGAAAGGAAGGGCCTACGtaatgatcttcttcttctgggcTCTTCTCACTATCATCACCCCAATGCTAGTTAGCTGGTCTCAGGCTCTCAAAG AACATAATAAAAAGGACTCCGGTCCAAGGAGAATGATGGGATATTCAGCAGAAATGATTTTGACAAGAGAGATTGTTGAACGCTTAGAAGAAGAAGTAGAGTTGATGATGAAGCCGTCAATGGCGCCTGCCCCTGAAGATAGCTCTGTTTTACCATCCAAGAATCAAACTTCGAAGGGGATAAACCAACAAGAAGGATCAGTCACTAAACATAAACCTCCCATGAGTTTGCGATAA
- the LOC106406452 gene encoding proteasome subunit alpha type-1-A: MFRNQYDTDVTTWSPTGRLFQVEYAMEAVKQGSAAIGLRSRSHVVLACVNKAQSELSSHQKKIFKVDDHIGVAIAGLTADGRVLSRYMRSEAINHSFTYESPLPVGRLVVHLADKAQVCTQRSWKRPYGVGLLVGGLDESGAHLYYNCPSGNYFEYQAFAIGSRSQAAKTYLERRFESFGDSSREDLIKDAILAVRETLQGETLKSSLCTVSVLGVGEPFHFLDQETIQKVIDTFEKVPEDEAGEAGEAGEGEAEAAAAAAPAEQGGGGAGDQDVAPMEM; the protein is encoded by the exons ATGTTCAGGAATCAGTACGACACAGATGTGACGACATGGAGCCCAACAGGCCGTCTCTTCCAAGTGGAGTACGCCATGGAAGCAGTCAAGCAAGGCTCCGCCGCAATCGGGCTCAGATCTCGCTCCCATGTCGTCCTCGCCTGCGTCAACAAGGCCCAATCCGAGCTCTCCTCTCACCAGAAGAAGATCTTCAAAGTCGATGACCATATAGGCGTCGCGATCGCTGGGCTCACCGCCGATGGCCGTGTCCTCTCTCGTTATATGAGATCGGAGGCTATCAACCACTCCTTCACCTATGAGTCTCCGCTCCCCGTTGGACGCCTCGTCGTTCACCTCGCTGATAAGGCCCAG GTCTGTACCCAACGATCATGGAAGCGGCCATATGGCGTGGGTCTTTTGGTAGGTGGACTGGATGAGTCTGGAGCCCATCTTTACTACAACTGCCCAAGCGGAAACTACTTTGAGTATCAAGCTTTCGCTATTGGGTCCCGTTCACAAGCCGCAAAGACCTATCTGGAGCGTAGGTTTGAGAGCTTTGGGGATTCTTCCAGAGAAGATCTGATAAAAGATGCTATTCTGGCTGTGAGGGAGACACTGCAAGGAGAAACACTTAAGAGTTCTCTCTGCACGGTCTCTGTTCTAGGTGTCGGTGAGCCGTTCCACTTCTTGGACCAGGAAACTATACAGAAAGTGATTGACACATTTGAGAAAGTACCAGAGGATGAGGCTGGTGAGGCTGGTGAGGCTGGTGAGGGTGAGGCTgaagctgctgctgctgctgcaccAGCAGAACAGGGTGGTGGTGGTGCAGGTGACCAAGACGTGGCTCCGATGGAAATGTAA
- the LOC106404677 gene encoding zinc-finger homeodomain protein 13-like: MDETKSKIEEQSRRRTKATPICRETGDHVHSPPTRITKSTRPPHAPPPNLESIFRLSPEPRYGECRKNQAASAGTTAYDGCGEFVSANPGEDSFDCAACGCHRSFHRKESISYGILEALKISPLQFRQIFCSPYGDGEAEEKKRIAMDRSSDEEEAGRAKRLKTRFTAEQTEKMRSYAEKVGWKVSSESRERVKEFCDGIGVTRKNLRVWMNNHKEANGREDEEEEGRVKRFKTKFTAEQTERMRSCAEKLRWKVGPEDREETEGFCNEVGVNRNNFMTWINNHKEERD, from the coding sequence atggaCGAGACCAAATCGAAGATTGAAGAACAAAGCAGACGTCGCACTAAAGCCACACCCATTTGCCGTGAAACTGGGGATCACGTCCATTCCCCTCCCACGCGCATAACCAAATCCACGCGCCCTCCTCACGCGCCACCGCCGAACCTCGAATCGATCTTCCGGCTCTCTCCCGAGCCACGCTACGGCGAATGCAGGAAGAATCAGGCAGCTAGCGCCGGCACCACCGCCTACGACGGCTGCGGAGAGTTCGTCAGCGCCAATCCCGGAGAAGATTCTTTCGATTGCGCCGCATGCGGCTGCCACCGTAGCTTCCACCGGAAGGAATCTATCTCCTACGGTATCCTCGAAGCGCTCAAGATTTCGCCGTTGCAGTTTCGCCAGATCTTCTGCTCTCCTTACGGCGACGGAGAGGccgaagagaagaagaggatcGCGATGGATCGATCGTCCGATGAGGAGGAGGCGGGGAGAGCGAAGAGGTTGAAGACGAGGTTCACGGCGGAGCAGACGGAGAAGATGAGGAGTTACGCTGAGAAGGTGGGGTGGAAGGTGAGCTCcgagagtagagagagagtcAAAGAGTTTTGCGACGGGATCGGAGTGACGAGGAAGAATCTGAGAGTTTGGATGAACAATCACAAGGAAGCTAACGGCCGAgaggatgaggaggaggaggggagAGTGAAGAGGTTCAAGACGAAGTTCACGGCTGAGCAGACGGAGAGAATGAGGAGCTGCGCGGAGAAGCTGAGGTGGAAAGTGGGCCCTGAGGACAGGGAGGAGACCGAAGGGTTTTGCAATGAGGTTGGAGTTAATCGGAATAATTTTATGACCTGGATCAACAATCACAAGGAGGAAAGAGACTGA
- the LOC125592522 gene encoding uncharacterized protein LOC125592522, translated as MSVAMDRAMMALSLEEEEVSDLPGVSSAEENELNAKEMAKEGRVRGIALSQEYFQFIFKNEHDLMDVLEKGVQTFNEWVIVLERWVENPPEDYLQFIPLWVQMRNIPVNYYTTVALEALGDIVGKVKVVAFDPTKPITQDYIIVLVRFNVANPLRTSTVIDLGGGKFTVIRFSYEKVQKRCYHCQRLNHEKPVCPILVRQRQEEAQLRRSRVQEELALKKQVLQEHNPLFGVLLESQLGINPLNGRPKIAEEVLQEMRRYLVANTGEDLAIKIDKVIKSVKEAEKDPEVQRTCLRLEEAPEITKDLNRGKGLVFDYSQKVDDQKKQLSIFKPKKLMAEIKLYSSPKLPGTSRPGVSGIVRKRNNTRRRPSKSARKPRKGGATNEVMADYTAQREGKQTMGKIRERMKIRERKEGQNQRRAAFR; from the exons ATGTCGGTTGCAATGGATAGAGCCATGATGGCTTTAagtttggaagaagaagaagtgtctGACTTGCCTGGAGTCAGCTCAGCGGAGGAGAATGAACTAA ATGCCAAGGAAATGGCAAAAGAAGGAAGGGTGAGAGGTATTGCTCTGTCACAGGAATACTTTCAGTTTATCTTTAAGAATGAACACGATCTGATGGACGTGTTAGAGAAGGGTGTTCAGACGTTCAATGAGTGGGTGATTGTGTTGGAGAGGTGGGTCGAGAATCCGCCAGAGGACTACCTGCAATTCATCCCTCTATGGGTTCAGATGAGGAACATACCTGTAAATTATTACACAACGGTGGCGCTAGAAGCCCTGGGAGACATTGTTGGGAAAGTTAAAGTGGTAGCTTTTGATCCAACGAAGCCGATAACTCAAGACTACATCATAGTTTTGGTGAGGTTCAATGTAGCTAACCCCTTGAGAACGTCTACGGTGATAGACCTTGGTGGGGGAAAGTTCACGGTTATTCGGTTCAGTTATGAAAAGGTTCAGAAAAGGTGTTATCATTGCCAGAGATTGAACCATGAGAAACCAGTGTGTCCCATCCTAGTGCGTCAAAGACAAGAAGAGGCGCAACTGAGGAGAAGCAGAGTCCAGGAAGAACTTGCTTTGAAGAAACAAGTTTTGCAGGAACATAATCCTCTCTTTGGGGTTTTGCTTGAGTCGCAATTAGGGATAAACCCATTAAATGGAAGACCAAAAATAGCAGAAGAGGTTTTGCAAGAGATGAGGAGATATCTGGTGGCTAATACCGGAGAAGATTTGGCGATTAAGATCGATAAAGTGATTAAATCAGTCAAAGAGGCTGAGAAGGATCCAGAGGTTCAGAGAACATGCTTACGATTGGAAGAGGCACCGGAAATAACCAAGGACCTTAACAGAGGCAAAGGATTGGTCTTTGATTACAGTCAGAAGGTGGATGATCAAAAGAAACAGCTAAGCATCTTCAAACCAAAGAAGCTAATGGCTGAAATCAAACTCTACTCCAGTCCGAAGCTC CCAGGAACCTCGAGACCTGGTGTATCCGGAATAGTAAGGAAAAGAAACAACACCCGCAGAAGACCTTCAAAATCAGCAAGGAAACCTAGAAAAGGAGGAGCCACCAACGAGGTTATGGCAGATTACACGGCTCAGAGAGAAGGAAAGCAAACTATGGGGAAAATAAGAGAAAGAATGAAGATCAGGGAGAGGAAGGAAGGTCAAAATCAAAGGCGAGCAGCCTTCAGGTGA